In Acropora palmata chromosome 7, jaAcrPala1.3, whole genome shotgun sequence, one genomic interval encodes:
- the LOC141887166 gene encoding uncharacterized protein LOC141887166 — translation MVTTKRCAYGTCRNDSRYPQSWKRNSNDDPVKFFHFPGAVRQNERRQRWITACHRGDSFVCTKDSYICSIHFVGGNGPTKQYPDPISAVASKEKVMRLNRKRKPSDEREADEDRRKKICLERSAAKTLLTLHRRTGKSREEHEAAGTLLDLSLESLVSVQEAEIEGLQEMEEQIVDQSPEPFDSNVDRDTQTDKKMLRECATQVRHLQRLTHFHKGMTKDCLELIYDQVKEKSQRMNVWKGSRKTKTGKLQDKYIEKRKQLAKLTAKEQFVFTLVRLRRNPSLEMLCDIFGITTGTGSRIFITWILFLEKELGFLLPFSTTEELKEISKPNCFKKDCFKNLRAIIDCTEFYIEKPGKPSSQRSTYSQYKSSNTFKLLISMSPTLHFNFVSKLYSGSISDKEIVNVSGFLEKLNPGDAVMADKGFNFQDHLALHNTVLIAPPMMRKNNVSARASTATRRVATSRVHIERMIRQLKLFNFVRGVIPLSCKPYVSSVVTVCAILVNLQPSIIKQK, via the exons ATGGTTACGACAAAAAGATGTGCTTATGGTACTTGTAGAAACGATTCCCGATACCCCCAGTcttggaaaagaaattccAATGATGATCCAGTTaagtttttccattttcctgGCGCAGTTAGACAAAATGAGAGACGGCAAAGGTGGATTACTGCATGTCATCGCGGTGACTCGTTCGTTTGTACGAAGGATAGTTACATTTGCAGTATACACTTTGTTGGTGGAAATGGTCCTACAAAACAGTATCCCGATCCAATATCAGCTGTTGCCAGTAAAGAAAAG GTGATGCGACTCAATCGCAAACGAAAACCATCTGATGAACGTGAAGCAGACGAAGAcagaaggaagaaaatttGCCTTGAACGATCTGCGGCGAAAACCCTATTGACCCTTCATCGCCGTACTGGTAAATCAAGAGAGGAACACGAAGCTGCCGGGACCCTTTTAGATCTGTCCTTAGAGTCACTTGTTAGTGTACAAGAAGCTGAAATCGAAGGCTTACAAGAAATGGAGGAGCAGATCGTCGACCAGTCTCCTGAACCATTCGACTCCAATGTTGACCGCGACACACAaactgataaaaaaatgctgagaGAATGCGCTACGCAAGTAAGGCATCTTCAACGTTTAACGCATTTTCATAAAG GTATGACCAAGGATTGTCTTGAGCTGATTTACGATCAAGTCAAAGAAAAGAGTCAGCGCATGAACGTATGGAAAGGTTCACGAAAAACAAAGACTGGAAAGCTCCAGGACAAGTACATCGAG aaaagaaaacagctgGCCAAGCTGACAGCCAAAGAACAATTTGTGTTTACTCTCGTTAGACTAAGAAGGAACCCAAGTCTTGAAATGCTGTGTGATATCTTCGGTATTACTACAGGGACTGGAAGCAGAATATTTATAACTTggattttatttcttgaaaaggagTTGGGGTTTCTTTTACCTTTCTCAACAACGGAGGAATTGAAAGAGATATCCAAACCAAATTGCTTCAAAAAGGATTGCTTTAAAAATCTGAGAGCAATAATAGATTGTACAGAATTCTACATTGAAAAACCAGGTAAACCTTCCAGCCAAAGATCTACCTACAGTCAATACAAGTCCTCAAATACATTTAAGTTACTTATTTCAATGTCTCCTActttgcattttaattttgtctcaAAATTGTACAGTGGAAGTATCAGCGACAAGGAGATTGTAAATGTCAGTGGTTTCCTTGAAAAACTGAACCCAGGTGATGCTGTAATGGCTGATAAGGGCTTTAACTTCCAAGATCATTTGGCTTTACATAACACTGTACTAATTGCACCCCCTATGATGCGCAAGAATAATGTATCTGCACGAGCATCGACTGCCACAAGACGAGTTGCAACATCAAGGGTTCATATTGAGCGCATGATCAGACAACTGAAATTGTTTAACTTCGTTAGAGGAGTTATTCCTCTTTCATGTAAGCCATATGTTAGTTCTGTTGTTACCGTCTGTGCAATACTGGTAAATTTACAACCatcaataataaaacaaaaataa